One region of Mycolicibacterium rhodesiae NBB3 genomic DNA includes:
- a CDS encoding alpha/beta fold hydrolase, whose amino-acid sequence MASARIDGIETRYAVAGSGPPLLMFSPGGFAASMDAWEKHGLYRRTRMLSQLQERFQCITFDKREAGESGGRVERVSWADYVRQGVGLLDHLRLGRVHIMGACIGCSIAACMASAHRGRVGGMVLYSPAGGVRYRRKQLERFRAHLAYAAEHGLTGVADLAATTDGNFSSDARLGPWVTVLRSDPDFAAQYRDLGSLHYQITVAAMAALLFDRDTVPGPEADDLLVSDVPALIVPGEDASHAPSAARYLQECLPVNEYWDVPVAAQTAETAPARVIRFLGSVAL is encoded by the coding sequence GTGGCTTCGGCGAGGATTGATGGCATTGAAACGCGTTACGCGGTAGCAGGTTCGGGCCCGCCGCTGCTGATGTTCTCGCCCGGCGGCTTCGCCGCCTCCATGGACGCGTGGGAGAAGCACGGCCTCTATCGTCGAACGCGGATGCTGTCACAGTTGCAGGAGCGGTTCCAATGCATCACGTTCGACAAGCGTGAGGCCGGCGAGTCTGGCGGGCGCGTCGAGCGTGTCTCATGGGCTGATTACGTGAGACAGGGTGTCGGCCTGTTGGACCATCTTCGGCTGGGCCGAGTGCATATCATGGGTGCCTGCATTGGGTGTTCGATCGCGGCGTGCATGGCGAGCGCTCATCGCGGGCGGGTTGGGGGGATGGTGCTGTATTCGCCGGCCGGCGGCGTACGGTACCGGCGAAAGCAGCTCGAACGGTTCCGCGCCCACCTTGCCTACGCCGCGGAGCACGGGCTGACCGGTGTTGCCGACCTGGCGGCAACGACCGACGGCAACTTCTCCTCAGACGCCAGACTGGGCCCGTGGGTAACCGTGTTGCGCTCCGACCCTGATTTCGCCGCGCAATACCGCGATCTCGGCAGCCTTCATTACCAGATCACTGTCGCGGCGATGGCGGCTCTGTTGTTCGACCGTGACACCGTGCCTGGCCCTGAAGCCGATGACCTACTGGTGTCGGACGTGCCCGCGCTCATCGTGCCGGGTGAAGATGCGTCGCATGCGCCCTCGGCGGCGCGTTACCTACAGGAGTGCCTTCCCGTCAACGAGTATTGGGACGTTCCGGTCGCGGCGCAGACCGCCGAAACTGCGCCGGCGCGGGTGATCCGTTTTCTGGGGTCAGTTGCCCTTTGA
- a CDS encoding tyrosine-type recombinase/integrase gives MAARGLVLRPQWFAPFLADRGTRKPSLHTMKAYRQDFDAIAALIVGGEEDLAAMSLADITTKAMREAFAQYAETHKAASIQRCWSTWNVLCAFLYTSDLIPANPMPLVGRPKIAKTLPKGLPPTSVQALVTAVDSESERRASDWMERDRALILTSLLAGLRADELLRANIGDVRRRDDGAIIQVRGKGGKDRTIPVELALVEVLVEYLDSRAVRFPATASGRSFTTSGLAAWPPTAPLFVGSDGDRITRGTLQYRVLRAFRRAGIDEDRARGALVHVLRHTFATELASAGVSVYALMRLLGHESMVTSQRYVTAAGSETRAAAAQNRLYGLLKRPE, from the coding sequence ATGGCCGCTCGCGGTTTAGTTTTGCGCCCGCAGTGGTTCGCGCCGTTCCTGGCAGACCGTGGCACGCGCAAGCCGTCGCTACACACCATGAAGGCCTACCGCCAGGACTTCGACGCGATCGCAGCGCTTATCGTCGGCGGCGAGGAGGATCTCGCCGCAATGTCGCTGGCTGACATCACGACTAAGGCGATGCGCGAGGCGTTCGCGCAATACGCCGAGACCCACAAAGCGGCCTCGATTCAGCGGTGCTGGTCGACATGGAATGTGTTGTGCGCCTTTCTGTACACCTCGGACCTGATCCCTGCTAACCCGATGCCACTGGTTGGCCGTCCTAAGATCGCTAAGACGCTACCGAAGGGGTTGCCTCCGACGTCGGTTCAAGCGCTGGTCACGGCGGTCGATTCGGAGTCCGAGCGGCGTGCCAGCGACTGGATGGAACGTGATCGCGCGCTAATTCTGACGTCCCTGCTCGCCGGGCTCCGCGCCGATGAACTACTGCGCGCCAATATCGGCGACGTTCGGCGTCGCGATGACGGTGCGATCATTCAGGTCCGAGGCAAGGGCGGCAAGGACCGAACCATTCCGGTCGAGCTGGCACTTGTGGAGGTCCTCGTGGAGTACCTCGACAGTCGCGCCGTCCGCTTTCCCGCTACGGCAAGCGGGCGCTCCTTCACTACGAGCGGATTGGCGGCGTGGCCGCCAACCGCGCCACTATTCGTCGGTTCTGACGGCGACCGGATTACGCGGGGCACGCTGCAATATCGCGTTCTGCGGGCTTTCCGCCGCGCCGGCATCGATGAGGACCGTGCCCGAGGTGCGTTAGTTCACGTGCTACGCCACACATTTGCCACCGAGCTCGCCAGTGCTGGCGTCAGCGTGTACGCATTGATGCGACTTCTCGGCCACGAGTCCATGGTCACTTCACAGCGGTACGTCACCGCCGCGGGATCTGAAACCCGAGCGGCCGCAGCGCAGAACAGGCTTTACGGTTTACTCAAGAGGCCGGAGTAG
- a CDS encoding aromatic ring-hydroxylating dioxygenase subunit alpha, which produces MGELFRQYWIPALLAEELPEDDCPPVRVKLLNERMIAFRDSHGNFGLIDEFCAHRGASLWFGRNEEGGLRCPYHGWKYDVTGQAVEVPSEPVGSTFCAHVKLTSYPLMKIGDVLWTYMGDPAKQPPLPEFEFALVPADQTFTSKRWQECNWLQAFEGGIDSSHVSFLHSGGLKSDPLFKGSKANDYNMADLKPFFEVADSEGGLFVGARRNADADNYYWRITPWVMPCFTMVPPRGDHPVHGHFWIPIDDENCWAYSFDYHPVRPLTSQEVEAMKDGHGVHSANIPGTYRPQANKDNDYLMDRAAQKRGDTYSGVRGIAIQDSSLQESMGPIVDRTKERLVSADSGIIRARQKLKRAAGALRDKGTTPPGVDPEHHRVRSAAVVLPRGASFSEACREDLRVREGVRQTSV; this is translated from the coding sequence ATGGGGGAGTTGTTCCGCCAGTACTGGATTCCAGCCTTGCTCGCCGAGGAGCTGCCGGAGGATGATTGCCCACCGGTACGCGTGAAGCTGCTTAACGAGCGAATGATCGCTTTTCGTGACAGTCACGGCAACTTCGGCCTGATCGACGAGTTCTGCGCGCACCGTGGCGCCTCACTGTGGTTTGGCCGCAACGAAGAGGGCGGTCTGCGATGTCCCTACCATGGCTGGAAGTACGACGTCACGGGACAAGCCGTCGAGGTGCCGTCAGAACCTGTGGGGTCCACCTTCTGCGCGCACGTCAAACTGACGTCCTACCCGCTGATGAAGATCGGGGACGTGCTGTGGACTTACATGGGAGACCCCGCGAAGCAGCCGCCGTTACCGGAATTCGAATTTGCTCTTGTGCCGGCCGATCAGACCTTCACGTCCAAACGATGGCAGGAATGCAATTGGCTGCAAGCCTTCGAAGGTGGCATCGATTCCAGCCATGTGTCGTTCCTGCATTCCGGGGGCCTTAAGTCGGACCCGCTGTTCAAAGGCAGCAAGGCTAACGACTACAACATGGCGGACCTCAAGCCGTTCTTCGAGGTCGCGGACTCCGAGGGTGGTTTGTTCGTTGGTGCCCGGCGCAACGCTGACGCCGACAACTATTACTGGCGCATCACGCCGTGGGTGATGCCGTGCTTCACGATGGTGCCGCCACGTGGGGACCATCCTGTCCACGGCCACTTTTGGATCCCCATCGACGATGAGAACTGTTGGGCGTACTCGTTTGACTATCACCCCGTGAGACCGTTGACTTCGCAGGAAGTTGAGGCGATGAAGGACGGGCACGGGGTGCACAGTGCCAACATCCCTGGCACGTACCGACCCCAGGCGAACAAGGACAACGACTATCTGATGGATCGTGCGGCGCAGAAGCGTGGAGACACATACTCAGGCGTGCGGGGTATCGCGATCCAAGACTCGTCGCTGCAGGAGAGTATGGGGCCGATCGTCGATCGGACCAAGGAGCGGTTGGTGTCTGCCGATAGTGGCATCATCAGAGCGCGTCAAAAGTTGAAGCGGGCGGCTGGGGCGTTGCGCGACAAGGGTACGACTCCTCCAGGTGTTGACCCTGAACATCATCGTGTTCGGTCTGCGGCCGTCGTCCTTCCGCGTGGCGCATCGTTCAGCGAGGCGTGCCGAGAAGATCTCAGGGTGCGCGAAGGCGTGCGGCAGACATCGGTATGA
- a CDS encoding SDR family NAD(P)-dependent oxidoreductase, which produces MADRDPFDIAGNVIVVTGGANGIGDEVVADLVNAGANVVVADLAPPPGRPTVIYHRADVTDEDALADLVNDTVERFGQIDGLVNCAAMYKALSSKKSLEELTIQEWDDVLRINVRGTWQAIKSILPAVPARGGRVVNVSSSTARTGTLGFPHYIASKAAVEGLTRAAARELGARGITVNAVAPGLVDDEATNELNDPNYVAQAVNRRSIKRTLFPADVASVVRFLCSGGSAFITGQVLIVDGGGVFV; this is translated from the coding sequence GTGGCTGACCGGGACCCGTTCGACATCGCCGGCAACGTCATCGTGGTAACCGGGGGCGCCAATGGCATAGGTGATGAAGTGGTTGCAGATCTCGTGAACGCTGGCGCCAACGTAGTGGTGGCCGACCTCGCGCCACCGCCCGGCCGGCCGACGGTGATCTATCATCGTGCGGACGTCACCGACGAAGACGCGCTCGCCGATCTCGTCAACGACACCGTGGAGCGCTTCGGCCAGATAGACGGCTTGGTCAATTGCGCTGCGATGTATAAGGCGCTCAGCTCCAAGAAGTCCTTGGAAGAATTGACCATCCAAGAATGGGACGACGTCCTACGCATCAATGTGCGGGGTACGTGGCAAGCGATAAAATCCATTCTGCCAGCGGTGCCAGCGCGGGGCGGTCGCGTTGTGAACGTTTCCTCGTCGACCGCGCGGACGGGAACGCTCGGTTTTCCGCACTACATCGCCTCCAAGGCTGCAGTCGAGGGCCTCACCCGCGCTGCGGCCCGAGAGCTGGGCGCGCGTGGAATCACCGTCAACGCAGTCGCCCCGGGGCTCGTGGACGACGAGGCCACAAACGAACTCAACGATCCCAACTACGTCGCGCAGGCGGTCAACCGCCGGTCAATCAAGCGGACGCTTTTCCCGGCGGATGTCGCGTCCGTGGTGCGATTTCTATGCAGCGGCGGCAGCGCGTTCATCACCGGTCAAGTCCTGATCGTCGATGGCGGGGGAGTATTTGTCTGA
- a CDS encoding universal stress protein: MTNQPQPVVVGIDGSDTAVNAAVWAIEEAVSRDTTLRLVYATKARYSSTEDYEDDIRRAKASLQEAEKAVTAANERVKTETAIVTGPPGFALEEESRQAALVCVGSVGIGGYARAILGSVAADLAENAHCTVAIIRPSDDLPEHAVDWIVVGVKHELRDERAVEHAMREADLRHLPVLLVGNEELMDYRINEWKPRYPDVHVYPVTAGSADVGRFLKKHHERIALAVIGGSDADELTQILGPHGHHSLFHRSAASVLVVRH; encoded by the coding sequence ATGACCAATCAACCTCAGCCTGTTGTCGTAGGCATCGACGGTTCGGACACCGCCGTCAACGCGGCGGTCTGGGCCATCGAGGAGGCCGTCAGCCGCGATACGACGCTGCGCCTGGTCTATGCGACCAAGGCACGGTATTCATCCACAGAGGATTACGAAGACGACATCCGCCGAGCCAAGGCGTCCCTTCAGGAGGCGGAGAAGGCTGTCACGGCGGCGAATGAACGAGTCAAAACCGAGACCGCGATCGTGACCGGGCCCCCTGGTTTCGCGCTCGAGGAGGAGTCACGTCAAGCCGCGCTGGTCTGCGTCGGATCGGTCGGTATCGGCGGCTACGCACGGGCGATTCTCGGGTCGGTTGCTGCCGACTTGGCCGAAAATGCGCACTGTACGGTCGCGATCATCCGTCCCAGCGACGACCTACCGGAACACGCTGTGGATTGGATCGTCGTCGGTGTGAAGCACGAACTCCGTGATGAACGAGCAGTAGAGCACGCGATGCGGGAGGCCGATCTCCGTCACCTTCCCGTCCTGTTGGTCGGCAACGAGGAATTGATGGACTACAGGATCAATGAATGGAAGCCCCGCTACCCCGATGTGCACGTGTATCCGGTCACCGCCGGCAGTGCCGACGTGGGCCGTTTCCTCAAGAAGCACCATGAGCGGATTGCACTCGCGGTCATCGGCGGCTCCGACGCCGACGAGCTGACGCAGATCCTGGGACCGCACGGCCACCACTCGTTGTTCCACCGCTCTGCGGCCTCGGTGCTGGTGGTACGCCATTGA
- a CDS encoding site-specific integrase has protein sequence MATVEAYETKSGRRWRVRYRTPDRRQTDKRGFATKRDARAFAATIEARKALGTFVSTAAGRVTVDELAQAWLDKKKQLTAQSHYRTLESSWRTHVQPIWAMRDIAGITTIEVEAWITAMARRGHGTTTVRRAHAVLSGILSDAVKAHRLVINPARGVENLPRRVARRHCYLTASDVHALGVEAGEHRVLVLLLAFCGLRWGEAIALRVGDVDFLRRRVLVSINAVEIGGRHQVGPTKERRARSVPVPEFLLGDLSRLCVGKARDALIFPGPDDGYIPRPRSSTGWFAAALRRAGLPTITPHDLRHTCASLAVSAGANVLALQRMLGHRSAKVTLDVYADLFDSDLDDVASNLDAAYAPKTVGTTWQEVREPVRVSSQKPA, from the coding sequence ATGGCGACGGTGGAAGCGTATGAGACCAAGTCGGGACGGCGGTGGCGCGTGCGTTATCGAACACCGGACCGACGGCAGACCGATAAGCGCGGGTTTGCGACGAAGCGAGACGCCAGGGCGTTCGCCGCAACTATCGAAGCACGAAAAGCCCTGGGCACCTTCGTGTCTACGGCTGCAGGGCGTGTCACAGTAGACGAGCTTGCGCAGGCATGGCTGGACAAGAAGAAGCAACTTACCGCACAGTCTCACTACCGCACCCTGGAGTCCTCCTGGCGGACACATGTTCAGCCGATCTGGGCGATGCGGGACATCGCCGGAATCACCACGATCGAGGTCGAGGCATGGATCACGGCGATGGCACGTCGCGGTCATGGGACGACCACGGTTCGTCGTGCGCATGCGGTGCTGTCGGGAATCTTGAGCGATGCGGTCAAGGCCCACCGGCTGGTCATCAATCCAGCCCGCGGCGTTGAGAACCTGCCACGCCGGGTCGCGCGCCGACACTGCTACCTGACGGCGTCGGACGTGCACGCACTTGGTGTCGAGGCGGGTGAGCACCGAGTTTTGGTGCTGCTGTTGGCGTTCTGTGGCCTGCGGTGGGGTGAGGCCATTGCACTACGGGTCGGCGACGTCGACTTCCTTCGACGCCGGGTTCTCGTCTCGATCAACGCCGTGGAAATCGGAGGCCGCCATCAGGTTGGACCCACGAAGGAGCGCCGGGCGAGGTCAGTGCCAGTCCCTGAATTTCTCCTCGGTGACTTGTCACGTCTCTGTGTGGGCAAGGCACGCGACGCCTTGATCTTCCCTGGCCCTGATGACGGCTACATCCCTCGTCCGCGCTCCTCCACTGGCTGGTTCGCCGCAGCGTTGCGACGAGCCGGGTTGCCCACGATTACTCCGCACGATTTGCGACATACCTGTGCTTCGTTGGCGGTATCGGCCGGAGCCAACGTACTGGCGTTACAACGCATGCTGGGACACCGCAGCGCGAAAGTGACTCTCGATGTCTACGCCGACCTATTCGATTCCGACCTCGACGATGTGGCGTCGAACTTGGACGCCGCCTACGCTCCAAAGACAGTGGGCACGACGTGGCAAGAAGTACGGGAGCCGGTGCGAGTTTCCTCCCAAAAACCCGCCTGA
- a CDS encoding SIR2 family protein yields MRTKARNYDFEHLSAYVRENGNTCPSAESHRRGWCAKAQLNDAAAWTADYERYELDHPRTWTVLRSSYMSRTMLFLGFSFSDPNIEILLRLARTLGTASDDRHIAVMKPPNGPTDTDDDRRLHQLRVMDLENSGITVCEIQDHSEIANLLADLALRTRPPRLFIAGSSRLPDATPEQDEEILGPWCAAVAATLVDESGWEIHSLRGPAGWLTSRDAARTRLKEGNYDPSQIVLHFRGKSTPPDAPPERVGTSIYTDLSREQLVPDVLEDCRALLAIRGGGRTAEEIRWASDGHVAVIPVAGSGGAAFEYWEANLAAPPDIGSRRTDKTTWELLNDSDPGIAARAAKKLLEQAMYKTPSAS; encoded by the coding sequence ATGCGCACGAAGGCGCGGAACTACGATTTCGAGCATCTCAGTGCGTATGTCCGTGAGAATGGTAATACGTGCCCATCCGCGGAATCACATCGCCGCGGATGGTGCGCCAAGGCGCAGCTGAACGACGCGGCGGCGTGGACCGCCGACTATGAACGGTACGAACTCGATCATCCGCGGACATGGACAGTGCTGCGCTCGTCATATATGAGTCGCACAATGCTGTTTCTTGGGTTCAGCTTCTCTGACCCAAACATCGAGATCCTTCTCCGGCTAGCGCGCACACTGGGCACTGCCTCCGACGATCGCCACATCGCTGTTATGAAACCGCCGAACGGCCCGACTGACACCGATGATGATCGGCGGCTTCACCAACTACGGGTTATGGATCTCGAAAACAGTGGGATCACGGTGTGTGAGATCCAAGACCACAGCGAGATAGCCAACTTGCTTGCAGACCTCGCACTGCGCACGCGACCCCCACGCCTGTTCATCGCGGGCAGTAGCCGCCTCCCTGACGCCACCCCTGAGCAGGACGAAGAGATCCTCGGCCCATGGTGCGCCGCCGTAGCTGCCACCCTTGTCGACGAGTCCGGATGGGAGATTCATAGTCTTCGTGGTCCAGCAGGTTGGTTGACCTCGAGAGACGCGGCGCGCACTCGTCTGAAAGAAGGGAACTACGACCCCAGCCAGATAGTGCTTCACTTTCGCGGCAAGAGCACACCCCCCGACGCGCCCCCGGAGAGGGTGGGCACCTCCATATACACCGACCTCAGTCGCGAGCAGCTTGTCCCCGACGTGCTCGAAGACTGTCGTGCACTACTCGCTATTAGGGGCGGTGGTCGCACGGCAGAAGAGATACGCTGGGCCAGCGACGGACATGTTGCTGTCATCCCCGTCGCAGGGTCCGGAGGCGCAGCATTCGAATACTGGGAAGCCAATCTGGCCGCTCCACCAGATATCGGCAGTCGCCGGACCGATAAGACGACCTGGGAGTTGCTCAATGATAGCGATCCAGGCATCGCCGCCCGTGCCGCGAAAAAGCTACTTGAGCAGGCCATGTACAAGACCCCGAGCGCGTCGTGA
- a CDS encoding 3-methyl-2-oxobutanoate hydroxymethyltransferase has protein sequence MGTKVKLADLQDMKLRGQKIVGVVAWDYQMARIVDRAGVDLVSVGDTVGINLWGQPNPLEITMDQMVVVCQAVRRGVRRALLSCDFPFGPLQDGRKSAVRAAIRLAKEAGIDMVKLDGASDHLDAVTAVTRAGIPVFAQFGITPQTSLKYGVTYSATPSAEDAVSDELLNEIVCEARRLADAGAVLLNFTNSGPVVGAAVAEAVPIPVLGGFGGGPWLDGRIRMATAAIGYSADGLDSPPDTYANVAQIALDAITAYADDVRAARQIKGGLRR, from the coding sequence GTGGGCACGAAGGTGAAACTCGCTGACCTGCAGGACATGAAACTGCGTGGGCAGAAGATCGTCGGTGTGGTGGCGTGGGACTACCAGATGGCACGGATAGTCGATCGTGCCGGCGTCGACTTGGTGTCGGTTGGTGACACTGTGGGAATCAACCTGTGGGGTCAGCCGAATCCGCTTGAAATCACCATGGATCAGATGGTCGTGGTGTGTCAGGCAGTGCGCCGCGGTGTCCGGCGCGCCTTGCTGTCCTGTGATTTCCCGTTCGGTCCGCTGCAGGACGGGCGAAAGAGTGCTGTGCGGGCGGCAATTCGTCTCGCCAAGGAAGCCGGCATCGACATGGTGAAACTAGACGGGGCATCCGATCATTTAGATGCCGTGACCGCGGTGACGCGTGCAGGGATTCCCGTGTTCGCTCAGTTCGGTATCACCCCGCAGACTTCCCTCAAATACGGTGTGACGTATAGCGCCACACCGAGCGCCGAGGATGCGGTTTCAGACGAACTTCTCAATGAGATCGTTTGTGAGGCCCGTCGTCTCGCTGATGCGGGCGCAGTGCTGCTGAACTTCACGAATTCGGGACCCGTCGTTGGGGCGGCAGTGGCCGAGGCGGTACCCATCCCGGTGCTCGGTGGATTCGGTGGCGGCCCGTGGCTGGACGGCCGGATCCGGATGGCGACGGCCGCAATTGGTTACAGCGCCGATGGTCTCGACAGCCCACCGGATACCTATGCCAACGTCGCCCAGATCGCGCTGGACGCCATCACGGCGTACGCAGATGACGTGCGGGCTGCTCGCCAGATCAAGGGAGGTCTTCGACGTTGA
- a CDS encoding FadR/GntR family transcriptional regulator, which yields MFSPVSPGRASAMIVDQIRLLIREGQLRPGDRLPAERELGDKFGVSRVTVREALRGLEANGMVRIKVGAHGGAFVTAPTSRRIGEGIEDLLSLSGLTDKDVTEARQVFEIGIIPLVCERATEQDIDELTKICDRGDAALKEGFYPMELSAEFHARVAQASHNKAIAMLAESFHGPTLLSMRHVQQSHPEMGIRGIREHRQFVAAIKKRDVDKATSVMRTHIGRTAKYVSKGN from the coding sequence ATGTTCAGCCCGGTCAGTCCGGGCCGGGCCTCGGCGATGATTGTCGACCAGATACGTCTGTTGATTCGGGAAGGTCAGCTGCGGCCGGGCGACCGCCTGCCTGCCGAACGTGAACTCGGTGACAAGTTCGGGGTGAGCCGGGTTACGGTGCGCGAAGCATTGCGCGGCCTCGAGGCGAACGGCATGGTGCGCATCAAGGTCGGCGCCCACGGCGGCGCGTTTGTGACGGCACCAACGAGCCGGCGTATCGGTGAAGGCATCGAGGATCTGCTCAGCTTGTCGGGCCTGACCGACAAAGATGTGACCGAAGCGCGGCAGGTTTTCGAGATCGGAATCATCCCGCTCGTGTGCGAGCGTGCGACTGAACAGGACATCGACGAACTGACAAAGATCTGCGACCGGGGCGACGCGGCTTTGAAAGAAGGTTTCTACCCGATGGAACTGTCAGCGGAGTTCCATGCACGCGTCGCCCAGGCCAGCCATAATAAGGCGATCGCGATGCTGGCTGAATCTTTTCACGGACCCACTCTGCTCTCGATGCGCCACGTCCAGCAGTCACACCCGGAGATGGGTATCCGAGGCATTCGGGAGCACCGCCAGTTTGTGGCGGCGATCAAGAAGCGCGATGTCGACAAAGCGACGTCCGTGATGCGTACCCATATCGGCCGAACGGCAAAGTACGTCTCAAAGGGCAACTGA
- a CDS encoding DNA processing protein DprA — protein sequence MEQAYVRQVAIVMAALELLPAQPSDLTGILRDPDQFDALIDPDAQSYESELVGYLRTNLDQARIEQWHKQIDHLIISEVAFPILAANLPGAPTYPTRLAECWDAPPLLFSTAPLDASGERASIAIIGSRAADNEILTQTRRLAADLAASATIVSGLALGVDAAAHEGALDVDGRTLAVMGTGITRVYPEQNIDLARRIRETGAVVSQFAPFAPRTRTSFLRRNAVIAGLSDISIIMTGEYRSGSRNEIRHAMDYGRKVLMWAPGLEHQHWARKLADSGEAAFIADADNVRLAIKEIDLAPIGQAVVGSPLWPRLSPNTMCAARCVMPRLR from the coding sequence ATGGAGCAGGCGTACGTACGGCAGGTTGCGATCGTTATGGCCGCGCTGGAGTTGCTTCCCGCCCAGCCAAGTGATCTCACTGGAATTCTGCGCGACCCAGACCAGTTCGACGCCCTAATCGACCCCGACGCGCAGTCCTATGAATCTGAACTCGTCGGCTATCTGCGAACCAACCTCGACCAAGCGCGAATTGAGCAGTGGCACAAGCAGATTGATCACCTCATCATAAGTGAAGTCGCATTTCCGATTCTCGCGGCGAACCTGCCGGGCGCGCCCACATATCCGACGCGACTCGCAGAATGCTGGGACGCGCCACCGCTACTATTCTCCACGGCTCCGCTCGATGCGAGCGGGGAAAGGGCTTCGATCGCCATCATCGGAAGCCGTGCTGCCGACAACGAGATACTCACGCAGACACGTCGTTTGGCTGCAGACCTTGCGGCATCGGCGACTATCGTGTCCGGCCTCGCCCTTGGAGTTGACGCTGCTGCGCACGAGGGCGCTCTTGACGTCGACGGCCGCACACTCGCTGTCATGGGAACTGGTATTACACGCGTTTACCCTGAGCAGAACATTGACCTTGCAAGACGAATTCGGGAGACCGGTGCAGTTGTCTCTCAGTTCGCACCGTTCGCACCGAGAACACGCACATCGTTCCTACGCCGCAACGCGGTGATCGCAGGACTCAGCGACATCAGCATCATCATGACTGGTGAGTACCGTAGCGGAAGCCGCAACGAGATCCGACACGCGATGGACTACGGCCGCAAAGTGCTTATGTGGGCGCCAGGGCTAGAGCATCAGCACTGGGCGCGGAAGCTCGCCGACTCTGGCGAAGCTGCCTTCATAGCTGATGCCGATAACGTCCGGCTCGCGATCAAGGAGATCGACCTGGCGCCGATCGGCCAGGCAGTCGTAGGTTCGCCACTATGGCCCAGATTGAGTCCAAACACGATGTGCGCCGCAAGGTGCGTGATGCCCAGGCTCAGGTGA
- a CDS encoding 2Fe-2S iron-sulfur cluster-binding protein has protein sequence MPKVVFIAPDGSQRVVDAHLGESVMSAAVRNGVPGIVGECGGNCSCATCHIYVDEEFAVDVGGPQGMEEDLLELGAAAERRESSRLSCQITMIESLDGLIVHIPEEQ, from the coding sequence ATGCCGAAGGTTGTCTTCATCGCTCCGGACGGTTCGCAGCGCGTGGTGGATGCGCATCTCGGCGAGTCGGTCATGTCCGCCGCCGTACGCAACGGCGTTCCCGGCATCGTAGGCGAGTGTGGCGGAAACTGCAGCTGTGCCACCTGCCACATCTATGTCGATGAAGAGTTTGCAGTTGACGTTGGTGGGCCTCAGGGAATGGAAGAGGACCTACTCGAACTCGGTGCTGCCGCCGAACGGCGTGAGTCGAGCCGATTGTCTTGTCAGATCACGATGATCGAGTCGCTCGACGGCCTGATCGTTCACATTCCAGAGGAGCAGTGA